AAGGCTTCGCCCGATGCGCGCAAAGAAAATTTCAATGTGGCAGTTAATGCCTGTGTAGCCTGTCATGAATATGTTTGTCCGGGTCCGCTGAAGAGGATAGGAAAACTATCTATTCCTTAACCAGTTTACGATGGCAGCAATTCCTCGATAAGAGTTAAATTAATTCGTTGTGAATTGCAGCAGTTCGTCCCAGGTCACAGGACCTTCGACAGAGAATCTTACTCCTTTCTCCCCTTTATAGTTAATCACAAGGGTAAAGGGAAGTGTTCCCGTCCAGGCAGAATCTATTTTTGGAATAAAATAATCCGCATTGTTTTCATCCAGTAATACAATTTCTGCACCCGTTGGGTGTTTTTCAAGAAAGGGGAGGAGCTTGGACTTATAATCCTCTGCGAAATCCATGCTCACCATCAGCACCTTCACCTTCCAGTTACGCTCCTTTGCCTTCTGGTCTAACTCAGTAAAAAGCGGAAATTCTTCTACACAGGGTTTGCACCATGTTGCCCAGAAATTAATCACGTACACTGTGTCCTGAGAAGGGAATTTCTTTAAAAGTGAATCCAGTTTCAAAATCGCCGGTGCTTGAGCGAATCCGATGGAAGTACACAGAAATAGCCCAATAATCAGCAGATGTATTTTGTTCCGCATATACCTATTTGCGGATAACCGAATCTACAATGATGATCTTTTTCTCGATTTTTATATCCTCTTCCCCGCAACAGGCGCCGCCCTT
This is a stretch of genomic DNA from Bacteroidia bacterium. It encodes these proteins:
- a CDS encoding TlpA family protein disulfide reductase; this encodes MRNKIHLLIIGLFLCTSIGFAQAPAILKLDSLLKKFPSQDTVYVINFWATWCKPCVEEFPLFTELDQKAKERNWKVKVLMVSMDFAEDYKSKLLPFLEKHPTGAEIVLLDENNADYFIPKIDSAWTGTLPFTLVINYKGEKGVRFSVEGPVTWDELLQFTTN